The stretch of DNA CTGTGGGTAATGGCGGGAATATTTATGCTATTTGGAAGGGGTTTAGGGAATTGATGGAGCTCAATATAATAGACAAAATGCCAAAAATGATTGGTGTGCAGGCCTCAGGGGCAGCACCATTGGTTAAGTATTGGAGGGGTTTAGGTGAGGCTAAGGTTGATAAACCGAGTACCGTGGCGTCTGCCATAAGGATTGGTAAACCCGTCAATTGGTTCAGGGCATATAGAGCGGTTAAGTATAGTGGCGGTACATTCATCGATGTTAGTGACGATGAAATATTAGCCGCGCAAAGAATACTTGGTAAGGAGGGAATTGGGGTTGAACCTGCCAGCGCAGCTTCATTAGCCGGTTACCTAAAAGCCCTAAATAGTGGATTAATTAATGTAAAGGATAAGGTAGTACTGATAGCCACGGGACACGCACTTAAAGACCCAGATACACTTTTACTAAGTAGTGATAATAACGCTATTAGTATTTCATCAATAAATGAGCTAAAAGCCCTAATTATTAATGGAAATGTGAAAATAAAATATTGAACTCTAATACCATCGATTATAAATAATGGTAAAATTTAAATAAAATATATAAGATAAAGATCAGTGAGTCACGAGGTTAAAACCCAGGTAAGTAGTTGGCGCAATGTAGTTGGCTCCATGTTGGGTTGGGGAATGGATGCCTATGACTTTGTCGCCTATGCCTTCGTTGCGCCGATAATCGCTCCTCTATTCTTCGGTCAGCTAGGTCGTTTAGGTTCTATGTTAGCTACGTTGGCCGCCTTCAGCGTATCACTGGCGGTTAGGCCTCTTGGTGGCGTCTTCTTTGGAAACCTGGCTGATAGGGTTGGTAGGAGGTATGTGCTATATGTGACAATGCTTGGTGCGGGGCTTTCAAGCTTTCTAATGGGCTTCCTACC from Caldivirga sp. encodes:
- a CDS encoding MFS transporter; this encodes MSHEVKTQVSSWRNVVGSMLGWGMDAYDFVAYAFVAPIIAPLFFGQLGRLGSMLATLAAFSVSLAVRPLGGVFFGNLADRVGRRYVLYVTMLGAGLSSFLMGFLP